Proteins from a genomic interval of Rosa chinensis cultivar Old Blush chromosome 2, RchiOBHm-V2, whole genome shotgun sequence:
- the LOC112184263 gene encoding uncharacterized protein LOC112184263, with the protein MGISGGMRRGRGTRAGRNHSPTSEGDDEQVPRGLLRTVERLFERFAAALPNPSTDYTVERARCHGGYTFSSAPTESIAGDWITNMERVFKSLGCPAAMRVPLAIDLLNGDAWLWWQAARRVQHRLRFDFMQLKQTEEMNVLQYEERFIPLSRFSPELVEIEKLKVDQFINGLLPIYRDWLAPHDYPTFKLAVEAAMRCEARYLDDSQPLESGGPSQGPSKRIASSSGSASSSGSRPSSSDSSSRQHFRGCFRGPGQTGRRQNVGQTTVGAASTRSRSSLSSKSSTQPGSGQRGRLVTQTRLHAMTQQEGRTAPNVIMGVCLEADLIPFELVEFDVILGMDFFRMHHALVDYFCSTVLFRSSGKPIVTFYGEREVLPSCIISALTAKKMLSKGCQAYLAHVVNSDAEVMDLSQIPIVGNYPDVFLDELPGLPQLRIKEEDVAKNAFRSLYGHYEFLVMPFGLTNTPDAFMDLMNRVFRPYLDRFVIVFIDDILVYSKSEELHAEQLSIVLETLRIHQLYAKFSKCEFWLDHVTFLGHVITAAGVSVDPQKVEAVLN; encoded by the exons ATGGGAATTTCAGGTGGAATGAGACGCGGACGCGGAACTCGTGCTGGTAGGAACCATTCACCCactagtgagggtgatgatgagCAGGTCCCTCGTGGGTTGCTACGGACTGTGGAGCGGTTGTTTGAGCGTTTTGCAGCGGCCCTCCCCAATCCTAGTactgactatactgtggagcgtgccaGATGCCATGGGGGGTATACTTTTTCCAGTGCTCCTACGGAGTCCATAGCAGGAGACTGGATTACTAATATGGAGAGAGTGTTTAAATCCTTGGGTTGTCCAGCTGCTATGAGGGTTCCTTTGGCTATTGATCTCTTAAACGGGGATGCATGGCTATGGTGGCAGG CTGCTAGGAGGGTCCAGCATCGTCTCCGATTTGATTTCATGCAATTGAAGCAGACTGAAGAGATGAATGTGTTGCAGTATGAGGAGCGTTTCATTCCTTTATCTCGATTTTCCCCTGAGTTGGTAGAGATAGAAAAGTTGAAGGTTGATCAGTTTATTAATGGTCTCCTACCTATTTATCGAGACTGGTTGGCGCCTCACGATTACCCGACTTTTAAATTAGCTGTGGAGGCTGCTATGAGATGTGAGGCTAGATATCTAGACGATTCCCAACCGTTGGAGAGTGGCGGTCCCAGTCAGGGGCCATCCAAGAGAATTGCATCTAGTTCGGGTTCTGCATCGTCATCAGGCAGTAGACCGAGCAGTTCAGATTCTAGCTCTCGTCAGCACTTCAGGGGATGCTTCAGGGGGCCTGGGCAGACAGGTAGGAG GCAG AATGTGGGTCAGACCACTGTGGGTGCTGCTAGTACACGTTCTCGGAGCAGTTTGTCAAGCAAGAGCAGCACTCAGCCGGGTAGTGGACAGAGAGGGCGTCTAGTGACCCAGACCCGTCTTCATGctatgacccagcaggagggtcGCACTGCACCGAACGTCATTATGG GAGTTTGCTTAGAGGCGGATTTGATTCCATTTGAGttagtggagtttgatgtaatcctAGGGATGGATTTCTTTCGGATGCATCATGCCTTAGTGGATTACTTTTGTAGTACGGTGCTGTTTCGTAGTTCGGGTAAGCCAATTGTCACCTTTTATGGTGAACGGGAGGTTCTCCCATCTTGCATAATCTCAGCTTTAACTGCTAAAAAGATGTTGAGTAAGGGTTGCcaagcttatttggcacatgtggtgaaTTCAGATGCCGAAGTTATGGATCTTAGCCAAATTCCAATTGTTGGTAACTATCCAGATGTATTTCTAGATGAATTGCCTGGTTTGCCCCAG TTACGGATTAAAGAGGAGGATGTAGCCAAAAATGCTTTTCGATCACTttatggtcattatgagttccttgttatgccttttgggttgacAAATACACCCGATGCTTTTATGGATCTCATGAACAGGGTGTTTCGCCCATATCTTGACCGgtttgtgattgtgttcattgatgacATATTGGTTTATTCTAAGAGTGAGGAGTTACATGCTGAGCAGTTGAGTATTGTGTTGGAGACTCTGCGGATACATCAATTGTATGCTAAATTTagtaagtgtgagttttggcTCGACCATGTGACATTCTTGGGTCACGTCATTACAGCTGCAGGTGTTAGCGTTGATCCCCAAAAAGTAGAAGCAGTGTTGAATTAG